Proteins encoded together in one Diabrotica undecimpunctata isolate CICGRU chromosome 3, icDiaUnde3, whole genome shotgun sequence window:
- the LOC140435867 gene encoding activity-regulated cytoskeleton-associated protein-like, producing MTALSTTQGTTPQMPQPEPPKPKITYLKPPQFSGRDTENPLNFLTKAENFLTKYDVDEDNWIDYLIDNSLHGDAKKWAQKFTHTDLPYDTFRDRLLRKYNDPAVISALTSKLHGEHQRKDEPTEDFINGKAALFRRLAPYTPEDQRCITIVNQLRPDIAICLRVNIPKTEEDLLTIAQGMEADTRRNTVAGSKPQQQRQPYRSPRHSNTPPHPEAIEE from the coding sequence atgacggccctaTCCACTACTCAAGGCACTACACCCCAGATGCCTCAAcctgagccaccgaagcccaAGATCACATATTTGAAGCCCCCTCAATTCTCAGGCCGGGACACTGAAAACCCTCTCAACTTCCTAACCAAAGCTGAGAATTTCCTAACCAAATATGACGTAGACGAGGACAACTGGATAGACTATCTCATCGACAACTCACTCCACGGCGATGCGAAGAAATGGGCCCAGAAGTTTACACACACGGACCTGCCGTACGACACATTCCGAGACCGTCTCCTAAGGAAATACAACGACCCTGCCGTGATTTCAGCCTTGACGTCAAAACTTCATGGAGAGCATCAACGGAAGGATGAACCCACGGAGGACTTTATCAACGGTAAAGCAGCCTTATTCAGACGTCTCGCACCTTACACTCCTGAGGACCAGAGGTGTATCACCATCGTAAACCAACTGAGACCCGACATCGCGATCTGCCTACGAGTCAACATCCCCAAGACTGAGGAGGACCTTCTGACAATAGCCCAGGGAATGGAAGCTGACACCCGCCGGAATACCGTCGCTGGCAGCAAACCCCAGCAGCAGCGACAGCCATACCGTTCCCCACGTCATAGTAATACACCACCACACCCTGAAGCGATCGAAGAATGA